The genomic window tgtgttctaAGTGCACAACGGTCAAAACCCTTTTaggcattttttttgtgtttgtttgtgtgtgtgtgtgtgtgtgtgtgtgtgtgtgtgtgtgtgtgtgtgccattttctcttttctcttgctGGTAGAAAATAAGTTCTAGTCGGGTGAGTAATACTTGCCATCGTTGTTTCCCCTCACTGCGCAAAGTTTACCCATCCTGCTTCTCTGGCCCGAACAAAAACTCCCATCATGCAGTGCATTTCCAAGATGTGGAAAAACGTTAAAATTCCAGTCACATTTTCTAACACACTGTTGCTGAATAACGATAACGGTTCATAATGTTTTTATAGCTTTGATGTTATCCATCAAATTACCATGAATCTAATTAAAACAACCATAATGTGACCCTGACTTGACTCTGCAGGCAACTTTTAGCAGCTTAAGCTAAGAAGCTACTGTAGCTCTCAATGCAGGGAAAGGCTGTCCAGGAAGTGCTTCCATCCAGAGCACAGGGTCAGCGGTGGGTCGTGAAAATAGCTGAGCATCTATCAGCTATGGAGACGGATGTTGGCAAAGTGGTGGAGACCAAACCTGGAGCATAAAAGAAATTCAATAGCTCgcaaaaaatgatgtaaaaacagaaatgtgagtTTTATCAAAGTGAAACTCTGTTGGAAATGTACTTGATGGTCCCTCACTGCTTCTGTTGTGGCATGTGATTCGATTGGTCTTTGACACACGCAGCTTTCAGGCCACCTCCCATCACGTCTCCTAAATCTCTtcactctttgttttttttaaacgaccAACTTGATCCTCTTAAACCTCAAACCAGGACGATGTAGGAGTGAAGATATTTGAACCAatctggggggtggggtcacGACACCTCTTGGCTCCCTCACTGTGATAGAATTAAAGATGGTGTGTTGAATTATTTGACTCCATGCAGTCAAATAATTCCCTTTCGTTTCTAGGTTTGTCACGCAGATCAAACATTTTGCTCATGATAAACACATGCACCAATAAAAATAAGTGTCATCAGATTTTACCGTTAAACCAAGCTAATCTTCTCTTCTGACAGAAATCTGGAGCTCTTTCTGGTATTCCCATTTCAGGGGTGAGTCTATATCTTCATCTTTCCTTGTCTCGTTACGTGTTCGTACGGTTTTCTGATTGACTggagtgttttttctttcctagTGTCTCGGAGATCAGTCGGCGGCGCTCGTTGGACAGATGTGTTTCCGGGACGGACAAGCTAAAAACACGTGAGTGATTTCATGATGCGTCCGTCTCTTCAGATTCCATTTTGTGTGACTGAGCGTTTCGCTTCTTTTCCCTGGAATAGGTATGGAACTGGCTGCTTTCTCCTGAGAAACACGGGACAAAAGGTCTGTGACCGAACATCTGTATTCAGGTCTTAGGCGGGACGCCGTTccatctttcttctgtctctcctttTGCAGCCCGTCATGTCTGATCACGGCCTCCTGACCACCGTGGCGTACAAACTGGGCCGGGACAAGCCTGCCTGTTACGCATTAGAGGTACAGCTTTATcctatattttcttttttgtcaaacTCACCTCAGATTTAATTGTATTATTCCAACATTTCTCCACCAGGGCTCCGTGGCCATTGCAGGAGCTGTGGTTCGCTGGCTGCAGGACAACCTTGGGATCATTGGATCATTGGAAGAGCTCGGTAGGATTGAAAAGGAATCAGACGTGATGCCTTTATTTAACTATGTAAGTGTCTGAAGATGAGATCAATATTTAATCTTATCCACAGAGAAGCTGGCAGCGTCGGTCGGTACATCCTACGGCTGCTACTTTGTTCCTGCATTTTCGGGTCTTTATGCGCCTTATTGGGAGCCCAGTGCAAGAGGGTAGGACCAAGACCGACTCTGTAGGgtaataaatactttaaaaatcaCTGCTGAAATTGTCTTTCTGTCCCTGTCGCAGGATCATCTGTGGGTTGACGCAGTTCACCAATAAAAGCCACCTCGCATTTGCTGCTCTGGAGGCTGTTTGCTTCCAGACCCGGGAGGTAAGCATGTTCCCGTTCATCTGCGGAAAGTATTTAGGTCTGACATCCTGCAGAACCTGAgcagaaaaaatacattcagtGCAAACATAAATAGTTCCCTCTCTTTAAGACGAATTTTATTGCAGTGAAAGTCACAAAACTTCTTTCAGAAGCAGACATGCGTGTAATTACTGAGGCGTTTGTGATGCAGATACTGGATGCGATGAATCAGGACAGCGGCATCCCGCTGACGCAGCTCCAGGTGGACGGAGGAATGACGTCCAACAGGTTGCTGATGCAGCTGCAGGCCGACATTCTCTGCATCCCCGTGGGTAAGATTCACCATGGAGGCTCATCGGGTGTCTGGTGATGCCACACGAAAGCGATAGAGATGCACAtcagaaagaaataaacaggaaaCTGTTGCACCAGCAGCCAAAATAATGTTGGCGGTCATGCTGTggtgctgccacctgctggcacATTGGCTGTATTACTCCATTGGACTGTTGTGACTGAACCAGAACTTCTAAATAATTTACATGTAATTATTCAACTATTCAACAATGATTTTCAGTGAGGCCGTCCATGCCTGAGACCACGGCCCTGGGGGCGGCGATGGCGGCGGGATCAGCGGAGGGGGTCAGCGTCTGGAGCCTGAGGTCGGAGGACCTGAGCGAAGTCACGTCTGAGAAGTTTGAGCCCCAGATCAACCCTGAAGGTAGCATCAGCGTCTACTTCTGTTTATTTGTCAAGTCTCCAAACAGCTAAAGTGAGGGGTGTTGTTGTGCACGTTTTGCAGAAAGCGAGTTTCGATTCGCTCGCTGGAAGAAGGCGGTGCAGAAGTCCATGAACTGGGAGACGACGGAACCTGCTGGAAATGGGAACGGTGTGTATTCAGACTTCAcagatgttctgtttgttaGACGTATGCGCCTTCTGGCTGTGCTCATCTCATTTTTCCGATCACCTAAAGGTGAAAGCAGCATCTTCAGCAGCGCCCCGCTGGGATTCTACATCGTTGGCAGCATGTTGATGTTAATCGGCGCGAAATACCTGGCAGGTTGGTGTTTACTTCGGTTTCTGCGTGAATCACAAGATCATTCCAACATCGTTTCCTCTCTCTGAATGaaacattcttttgtttttactcctGTGACTTCAGG from Antennarius striatus isolate MH-2024 chromosome 24, ASM4005453v1, whole genome shotgun sequence includes these protein-coding regions:
- the zgc:172295 gene encoding glycerol kinase isoform X2 — protein: MNGTMAASSHRITLGPLVAAIDQGTSSTRFLVFNSKTAELLSHHQVVIKQSFPKEGWVEEDPREILQSVYECMERTCEKLTQLNIDISNIKAIGVTNQRETTLVWDKETGEPLYNAIVWLDLRTQSTVERLINKTPGRNKNHLKHKTGLPISTYFSAVKLRWLMDNVDEVRDAVLSRRAMFGTVDSWLIWCLTGGKSGGVHCTDVTNASRTMLFNIHTMEWDPELCKYFGIPMEILPRVRSSSEIYGLMKSGALSGIPISGCLGDQSAALVGQMCFRDGQAKNTYGTGCFLLRNTGQKPVMSDHGLLTTVAYKLGRDKPACYALEGSVAIAGAVVRWLQDNLGIIGSLEELEKLAASVGTSYGCYFVPAFSGLYAPYWEPSARGIICGLTQFTNKSHLAFAALEAVCFQTREILDAMNQDSGIPLTQLQVDGGMTSNRLLMQLQADILCIPVVRPSMPETTALGAAMAAGSAEGVSVWSLRSEDLSEVTSEKFEPQINPEESEFRFARWKKAVQKSMNWETTEPAGNGNGESSIFSSAPLGFYIVGSMLMLIGAKYLAGRD
- the zgc:172295 gene encoding glycerol kinase isoform X1; amino-acid sequence: MNGTMAASSHRITLGPLVAAIDQGTSSTRFLVFNSKTAELLSHHQVVIKQSFPKEGWVEEDPREILQSVYECMERTCEKLTQLNIDISNIKAIGVTNQRETTLVWDKETGEPLYNAIVWLDLRTQSTVERLINKTPGRNKNHLKHKTGLPISTYFSAVKLRWLMDNVDEVRDAVLSRRAMFGTVDSWLIWCLTGGKSGGVHCTDVTNASRTMLFNIHTMEWDPELCKYFGIPMEILPRVRSSSEIYGLMKISSSRKSGALSGIPISGCLGDQSAALVGQMCFRDGQAKNTYGTGCFLLRNTGQKPVMSDHGLLTTVAYKLGRDKPACYALEGSVAIAGAVVRWLQDNLGIIGSLEELEKLAASVGTSYGCYFVPAFSGLYAPYWEPSARGIICGLTQFTNKSHLAFAALEAVCFQTREILDAMNQDSGIPLTQLQVDGGMTSNRLLMQLQADILCIPVVRPSMPETTALGAAMAAGSAEGVSVWSLRSEDLSEVTSEKFEPQINPEESEFRFARWKKAVQKSMNWETTEPAGNGNGESSIFSSAPLGFYIVGSMLMLIGAKYLAGRD